From a single Micromonospora sp. WMMD1102 genomic region:
- a CDS encoding ABC transporter ATP-binding protein, with protein MATLTLRDVHIALTGIPIVSGVDLTARTGQRVGIIGPNGSGKSTLLRAIYGHLPLRQGSILVDGEDLSRLPPRRAAQLVAALPQETHSDFDVTVYEMAAMGRTPHKRPFAPDTAGDIGIVTDALTHTGVLHLADRRFATLSGGEKQRVLLARALSQQAPVLVLDEPTNHLDVRHQFELLDLVAATDTTVLAALHDLNLATTYCDHVYVLAAGHLVAQGHPHTILTPQLISDVFGVHAHVTTTPDTGAPHLILRPGTPSRTG; from the coding sequence ATGGCGACCCTGACCCTGCGCGACGTCCACATCGCCCTCACCGGCATCCCGATCGTCAGCGGTGTCGACCTCACCGCTCGAACCGGACAGCGGGTCGGAATCATCGGCCCGAACGGCAGTGGCAAGTCCACCCTGCTGCGCGCCATCTACGGGCACCTGCCGCTGCGGCAGGGGAGCATCCTGGTCGACGGCGAAGATTTGTCGCGGCTTCCGCCACGCCGCGCCGCCCAACTCGTCGCCGCGCTACCGCAGGAAACTCACTCCGACTTCGACGTCACCGTCTACGAGATGGCGGCGATGGGACGCACTCCGCACAAGCGCCCGTTCGCGCCGGACACCGCCGGGGACATCGGCATCGTCACCGACGCCCTCACCCACACCGGGGTCCTGCATCTGGCCGACCGCCGCTTCGCCACCCTCTCCGGCGGAGAGAAACAACGGGTACTGCTCGCCCGCGCCCTCAGCCAACAGGCACCCGTCCTGGTCCTCGACGAACCCACCAACCACCTCGACGTACGCCACCAGTTCGAACTGCTCGACCTGGTCGCCGCCACCGACACCACCGTCCTGGCCGCCCTGCACGACCTCAACCTCGCCACCACCTACTGCGACCACGTCTACGTCCTCGCCGCCGGCCATCTCGTGGCGCAGGGCCACCCGCACACGATCCTCACCCCACAACTGATCAGCGACGTCTTCGGTGTGCACGCCCACGTGACCACCACACCAGACACCGGCGCACCCCACCTCATCCTGCGCCCCGGCACCCCCAGCAGGACCGGATAG